In the genome of Maniola jurtina chromosome 3, ilManJurt1.1, whole genome shotgun sequence, one region contains:
- the LOC123880891 gene encoding uncharacterized protein LOC123880891 isoform X5 codes for MEDTVRSLLQHKSRVETLKQEKASLSSALEASAAHYQSQLSALSAENERLRSELTALSAGVQDSDHEKRLDDVAQQVVRALLSQKSVREELGCARARIRELEAQNRALSSLLVRQLRPQPRPSPATPHTPITPHTPRDLQVHLVDVGSCGSLVSFRDSPPPAPPLPQPHPLSQDDKRRHQILADIWTELKGLEVTPANLARALSAVDPTLWAPPARPATLSLSVPQPCPDQPPGATKEKGTEEENGEAGAESPESGAKDEGYSTMSSDVQADASRQSDHAADRALPDLNEASDETDNQTIVSINPRESRRHARLLAEADYIYFPIGVAFAGIRGSYPPSRPVLPFQHVVRSFSDSHLCLKLVASTTCPTSCLETPTPSSGVLVLDLKPAPERPLRRAAIASTTSSERVSWGSTLDDRGEGSQYDADYVQHWLELDDARSALQQRHRDLADLEYDRAELEDWSLSLSCEDLRDRQSPFAEITTPGQISLSTLPSIREDDALELEEDVGDCLWNDCGFATVEIDECRIVDEADNSEKRWEYTGTHSPGGSWSSASDAPEKHSSAALSEDGDCTNVGLDFTRDFYRLVKYESTKSLASNSSKVTSQDPANHLRINDVQNMALQDREQALQNVLHFIAEQQKYCRDREESDSMSSRPTSEIRELPPPYAAADFDDDSVDPRSEVSEDRQRPDSFGSFSENDSCDVTPLDKPRVPYCDGVSEPRSTPRFIEREDPYTESEDYYDLSRVENAENEIDDHHLLKVQRKNEINKHIDISNSTDLDQPSSMKEDRSGDIESSRNLEHNSALKENTVNIMLNMQTPIERETETGLVKSTSFQLSTESEMSLVDEVLSACRRPTGALGTVPEEEESSSPETSSPQMTESNTTSTSTAETVIISNKNDGAHRDVRRRSEKSRIPTLMGGKRPPSSPHRTKSKIPVAEKGRVGSAQVAQNAEAIIVKQENTLSFHEAATSKEVIEELNRMIRQSEGGAAVAEVKTEEQQEKPYTQKDSALWAPTGWVHVEKDIDFSDPKARANLLDVMLASSDSSPSSCGSSPAEPPPPYSRLHRLHRSRRQKTAAALRVRGLGALRQPRHRRPSILGRDGFFVRYAEPERAAVATFDFLDDLSAGSSPDQASRHCSDRSS; via the exons AGTGTCCGAGAAGAGTTGGGATGCGCGCGTGCCAGAATACGCGAACTGGAAGCACAGAACAGAGCGTTGAGTTCCTTGCTCGTGAGACAGCTCCGACCACAGCCGAGGCCGTCGCCTGCCACGCCCCATACGCCGATCACACCGCACACACCACGGGATCTACAAG TGCATCTGGTAGACGTGGGGTCGTGTGGTTCCCTGGTGTCGTTTCGAGACTCGCCCCCGCCCGCGCCCCCGCTCCCGCAGCCGCACCCTCTGAGCCAGGACGACAAGCGACGACATCAAATCCTGGCTGACATCTGGACTGAGCTAAAG GGTCTGGAAGTAACACCAGCAAACCTGGCGCGGGCACTGTCTGCCGTGGACCCGACGCTGTGGGCGCCCCCCGCACGTCCCGCTACCCTTAGCCTTAGCGTGCCGCAACCTTGCCCTGATCAGCCACCTG GTGCAACTAAAGAAAAAGGGACGGAAGAGGAAAACGGTGAAGCGGGGGCGGAATCTCCAGAAAGCGGGGCCAAAGACGAAGGCTACTCCACCATGTCAAGTGACGTCCAAGCCGATGCCTCTCGACAGAGTGACCATGCGGCAGACAGGGCTCTTCCCGACCTTAACGAGGCCTCTGATGAAACAGATAACCAAACCATAGTCTCCATCAACCCCAGAGAATCACGTCGCCATGCCCGACTGCTCGCTGAAGCTGATTATATATATTTTCCTATAGGTGTAGCATTCGCTGGTATTAGAGGCAGTTACCCCCCTTCTAGGCCAGTGCTACCGTTTCAGCACGTCGTGCGAAGTTTCTCCGATTCTCACCTTTGCTTAAAACTAGTAGCGAGCACCACTTGTCCAACTAGCTGTCTCGAAACTCCAACGCCTAGCTCAGGAGTCCTAGTTTTAGACCTAAAACCGGCACCAGAGAGACCTTTGAGAAGAGCAGCCATAGCCTCAACCACAAGTTCAGAGAGAGTTTCGTGGGGTAGTACACTTGATGACCGCGGTGAAGGTTCACAATACGATGCTGATTATGTTCAGCATTGGTTAGAATTAGATGATGCAAGGTCTGCTTTGCAACAAAGGCATAGAGATCTGGCTGATTTAGAATACGACAGAGCCGAATTAGAAGACTGGAGCTTATCCTTATCATGCGAGGATCTGAGAGATAGGCAATCCCCTTTTGCAGAAATAACTACGCCGGGTCAAATATCCCTCTCAACGCTACCTAGTATTAGAGAAGATGATGCGCTAGAATTAGAAGAAGATGTGGGTGATTGCTTATGGAATGATTGTGGCTTTGCGACGGTTGAAATTGATGAGTGTAGAATAGTAGATGAAGCAGATAATTCCGAAAAAAGATGGGAGTACACTGGAACACATTCCCCTGGAGGTTCGTGGTCTAGCGCATCCGATGCCCCCGAAAAACATTCTTCAGCTGCTTTAAGTGAAGACGGTGACTGCACTAATGTGGGTTTAGATTTTACCCGAGATTTTTATCGTCTCGTCAAATACGAAAGCACAAAAAGTTTAGCATCGAACTCATCTAAAGTAACGTCTCAGGATCCTGCCAATCATTTAAGAATTAATGACGTTCAAAATATGGCGTTGCAAGACCGCGAACAGGCACTCCAAAATGTCCTTCATTTCATCGCAGAGCAGCAGAAATACTGTCGGGACAGGGAGGAGTCAGATTCTATGTCATCCCGTCCCACGTCTGAAATACGTGAACTGCCTCCCCCTTACGCTGCAGCCGATTTCGATGACGACTCGGTCGACCCACGTAGTGAAGTGTCTGAAGATAGACAAAGACCTGATTCTTTCGGTAGCTTTTCTGAAAATGACTCTTGTGACGTCACTCCTCTTGACAAACCACGAGTCCCATATTGTGATGGTGTATCCGAGCCAAGATCGACTCCTAGATTTATCGAAAGAGAAGATCCCTACACAGAGTCGGAGGATTACTATGATCTATCGAGAGTCGAAAATGCGGAAAACGAAATAGATGACCATCATCTCTTAAAAGTGCAACGAAAGAACGAAATTAATAAACACATCGATATAAGCAACTCAACAGATTTAGACCAGCCAAGTTCGATGAAAGAAGATAGATCTGGTGATATTGAATCTAGTCGCAATTTAGAGCACAATTCCGCTTTAAAGGAGAATACTGTGAATATTATGTTAAACATGCAAACTCCAATTGAAAGGGAAACTGAGACTGGTTTAGTGAAATCTACAAGCTTTCAACTATCCACGGAAAGCGAGATGTCTCTCGTGGACGAGGTGTTAAGTGCTTGTAGAAGACCAACGGGTGCTTTAGGTACTGTACCAGAGGAAGAGGAAAGTTCGTCGCCTGAAACGAGTTCTCCTCAAATGACTGAATCAAATACAACAAGTACGTCTACGGCTGAAACTGTGATAATAAGTAATAAGAATGACGGAGCTCATAGAGACGTAAGACGTAGAAGCGAGAAGAGTCGCATACCGACATTAATGGGAGGTAAAAGGCCGCCGTCATCACCTCATAGGACGAAGTCTAAAATTCCAGTTGCAGAAAAAGGTCGGGTTGGATCTGCGCAAGTAGCGCAGAATGCAGAAGCAATAATTGTTAAACAAGAAAACACACTAAGTTTTCACGAAGCTGCTACTTCCAAAGAGGTTATCGAAGAACTTAATAG AATGATTCGCCAAAGTGAAGGCGGAGCAGCAGTAGCGGAAGTGAAGACCGAAGAGCAACAGGAAAAGCCTTACACGCAAAAAGACAGTGCGTTATGGGCGCCGACGGGATGGGTGCATGTTGAAAAAGATATTGACTTCAGTGATCCTAAG GCCCGAGCGAACCTCCTAGACGTAATGCTTGCATCCAGCGATTCCTCGCCTTCTTCGTGTGGCTCTTCTCCCGCCGAGCCTCCGCCTCCCTACTCACGCTTGCACCGACTACATCGCTCCAGGCGACAGAAGACCG CGGCGGCGCTGCGCGTGCGCGGGCTGGGCGCGCTGCGCCAGCCGCGCCACCGCCGCCCCTCCATCCTGGGCCGCGACGGCTTCTTCGTGCGCTACGCCGAGCCGGAGCGCGCCGCCGTCGCCACCTTCGACTTCCTCGACGACCTCTCCGCCGGATCCTCCCCCGACCAAGCCTCCAGGCACTGTTCCGATCGCTCATCCTAG
- the LOC123880894 gene encoding ero1-like protein isoform X1, giving the protein MRCKNIELSKMSFRNYCVVFIIFALAIVQAVGYDTELYETAACDSNACFEELHGALGDCSCNVDTIDYFNNVKIFPRIQSVVAKDYFRFYKVNLKKECPFWADDSRCAMKHCHIKTCAKESVPGFENGYENDYEEMSPALKYSEHAQSPCNSDTDHDPALGYLNMTLSAASQYEIAKWKEYDDSIGNFCECDDKDADAEYVDLSLNPERYTGYKGPSAHRIWRSIYQENCFRTKTNPYESFPYVLSSDLSNMCLEKRVFYRAISGLHTSINIHLCSKYLLSEKKLGFAAPPEGEWGPNLEEFQRRFDPSLTYGEGSNWLKNLYFVYLLEMRALAKAGPYLEREDYFTGNPVEDEETRDAIRNMLGVIYSFPDHFNESSMFTGGHQAAMLKQEFRDHFWNISRIMDCVGCDKCKLWGKLQTQGLGTALKILFSGQWDSFEGDSEQGKLMLRHKSHKRLQRTEIVALFNAFARLSNSIRELENFRIMLSSHTESPQKSIFGGSQDVDPKKVRCSSAASKTKIWS; this is encoded by the exons atgcgttgtaaaaatattgaactttcgAAAATGTCATTTAGGAATTACTGTGTTGTGTTTATAATTTTCGCCCTCGCGATTGTCCAAGCTGTTGGCTACGACACGGAACTGTACGAAACTGCCGCCTGCGACAGCAACGCTTGCTTCGAGGAGCTGCACGGAGCTCTCGGAGATTGCTCCTGTAACGTAGACACGATCGACTATTTCAACAATGTCAAAATATTTCCCAGGATCCAGAGCGTAGTGGCGAAAGACTATTTTCGCTTTTACAAGGTCAATTTAAAAAAGGAATGCCCGTTTTGGGCAGACGACAGCAGATGCGCGATGAAACATTGCCACATAAAAACTTGTGCTAAAGAAAGCGTGCCCGGTTTCGAGAATGGCTATGAAAACGATTACGAGGAGATGTCACCTGCTCTTAAATACTCAGAACACGCTCAGTCACCCTGCAACTCCGATACAGATCACGATCCAGCTTTGGGCTATTTAAACATGACTTTAAGTGCTGCAAGTCAGTATGAAATCGCTAAATGGAAAGAATATGATGACTCAATAGGAAACTTCTGTGAATGTGACGATAAAGATGCAGACGCAGAGTATGTCGATTTGTCCCTAAACCCTGAAAGATACACAGGTTACAAAGGTCCTTCGGCTCACAGAATATGGAGAAGTATCTATCAAGAAAACTGTTTCCGTACTAAAACAAACCCATATGAATCATTCCCCTACGTGTTAAGCTCAGATTTAAGTAACATGTGCTTAGAAAAAAGGGTGTTCTACAGAGCTATATCAGGTCTACACACCAGTATTAATATCCATTTGTGTTCAAAGTATTTGCTGTCTGAAAAGAAATTAGGGTTTGCTGCCCCACCGGAAGGTGAATGGGGACCAAATTTGGAAGAGTTCCAACGCCGTTTTGATCCATCTCTAACATATGGTGAGGGTTCAAATTGGTTGAAGAATCTGTACTTTGTTTACTTGTTAGAAATGCGAGCGCTAGCTAAGGCTGGTCCTTATTTAGAACGTGAGGATTACTTTACTGGCAATCCTGTAGAAGATGAGGAAACGAGAGATGCCATACGTAATATGTTGGGAGTGATTTACAGTTTCCCTGATCACTTTAACGAATCGTCAATGTTCACGGGTGGGCATCAGGCTGCCATGTTGAAACAGGAGTTCCGTGATCACTTCTGGAATATATCACGGATAATGGATTGTGTTGGCTGTGATAAATGCAAGCTTTGGGGGAAGCTGCAGACTCAGGGGCTTGGAACTGCTCTAAAAATTCTCTTCTCAGGACAATGGGACAGTTTTGAAGGAGACTCGGAACAGGGCAAATTGATGTTGAGGCACAAATCCCACAAAAGATTGCAAAGGACAGAGATTGTAGCATTGTTTAATGCTTTTGCCAGATTGTCTAATAGTATACGAGAACTGGAGAACTTCAGAATTATGCTTAG CTCGCACACAGAATCACCACAGAAGAGCATATTTGGTGGGAGTCAAGACGTAGACCCGAAGAAAGTGCGGTGTTCATCTGCGGCTTCCAAAACAAAGATTTGGAGTTAA
- the LOC123880894 gene encoding ero1-like protein isoform X2 — protein sequence MRCKNIELSKMSFRNYCVVFIIFALAIVQAVGYDTELYETAACDSNACFEELHGALGDCSCNVDTIDYFNNVKIFPRIQSVVAKDYFRFYKVNLKKECPFWADDSRCAMKHCHIKTCAKESVPGFENGYENDYEEMSPALKYSEHAQSPCNSDTDHDPALGYLNMTLSAASQYEIAKWKEYDDSIGNFCECDDKDADAEYVDLSLNPERYTGYKGPSAHRIWRSIYQENCFRTKTNPYESFPYVLSSDLSNMCLEKRVFYRAISGLHTSINIHLCSKYLLSEKKLGFAAPPEGEWGPNLEEFQRRFDPSLTYGEGSNWLKNLYFVYLLEMRALAKAGPYLEREDYFTGNPVEDEETRDAIRNMLGVIYSFPDHFNESSMFTGGHQAAMLKQEFRDHFWNISRIMDCVGCDKCKLWGKLQTQGLGTALKILFSGQWDSFEGDSEQGKLMLRHKSHKRLQRTEIVALFNAFARLSNSIRELENFRIMLRSHEEKQAFLYCEKLV from the exons atgcgttgtaaaaatattgaactttcgAAAATGTCATTTAGGAATTACTGTGTTGTGTTTATAATTTTCGCCCTCGCGATTGTCCAAGCTGTTGGCTACGACACGGAACTGTACGAAACTGCCGCCTGCGACAGCAACGCTTGCTTCGAGGAGCTGCACGGAGCTCTCGGAGATTGCTCCTGTAACGTAGACACGATCGACTATTTCAACAATGTCAAAATATTTCCCAGGATCCAGAGCGTAGTGGCGAAAGACTATTTTCGCTTTTACAAGGTCAATTTAAAAAAGGAATGCCCGTTTTGGGCAGACGACAGCAGATGCGCGATGAAACATTGCCACATAAAAACTTGTGCTAAAGAAAGCGTGCCCGGTTTCGAGAATGGCTATGAAAACGATTACGAGGAGATGTCACCTGCTCTTAAATACTCAGAACACGCTCAGTCACCCTGCAACTCCGATACAGATCACGATCCAGCTTTGGGCTATTTAAACATGACTTTAAGTGCTGCAAGTCAGTATGAAATCGCTAAATGGAAAGAATATGATGACTCAATAGGAAACTTCTGTGAATGTGACGATAAAGATGCAGACGCAGAGTATGTCGATTTGTCCCTAAACCCTGAAAGATACACAGGTTACAAAGGTCCTTCGGCTCACAGAATATGGAGAAGTATCTATCAAGAAAACTGTTTCCGTACTAAAACAAACCCATATGAATCATTCCCCTACGTGTTAAGCTCAGATTTAAGTAACATGTGCTTAGAAAAAAGGGTGTTCTACAGAGCTATATCAGGTCTACACACCAGTATTAATATCCATTTGTGTTCAAAGTATTTGCTGTCTGAAAAGAAATTAGGGTTTGCTGCCCCACCGGAAGGTGAATGGGGACCAAATTTGGAAGAGTTCCAACGCCGTTTTGATCCATCTCTAACATATGGTGAGGGTTCAAATTGGTTGAAGAATCTGTACTTTGTTTACTTGTTAGAAATGCGAGCGCTAGCTAAGGCTGGTCCTTATTTAGAACGTGAGGATTACTTTACTGGCAATCCTGTAGAAGATGAGGAAACGAGAGATGCCATACGTAATATGTTGGGAGTGATTTACAGTTTCCCTGATCACTTTAACGAATCGTCAATGTTCACGGGTGGGCATCAGGCTGCCATGTTGAAACAGGAGTTCCGTGATCACTTCTGGAATATATCACGGATAATGGATTGTGTTGGCTGTGATAAATGCAAGCTTTGGGGGAAGCTGCAGACTCAGGGGCTTGGAACTGCTCTAAAAATTCTCTTCTCAGGACAATGGGACAGTTTTGAAGGAGACTCGGAACAGGGCAAATTGATGTTGAGGCACAAATCCCACAAAAGATTGCAAAGGACAGAGATTGTAGCATTGTTTAATGCTTTTGCCAGATTGTCTAATAGTATACGAGAACTGGAGAACTTCAGAATTATGCTTAG GTCTCATGAAGAGAAACAAGCATTTCTTTACTGTGAGAAGTTGGTATAG